One region of Miscanthus floridulus cultivar M001 chromosome 19, ASM1932011v1, whole genome shotgun sequence genomic DNA includes:
- the LOC136528678 gene encoding protein FAR1-RELATED SEQUENCE 5-like: MVEEEDQSNTTSEVTRTNAESSDTHQIPLEKQDSTETDADKELTKQEIEAFIISEQIAASEGNNADLNNIYTPQLGMEFESKDAAEHFFNFYASLARFKTVVVHVARTSSLKRDNEMIRTTVKCNRYEKPPVKKNTEQKEAQVDEQIGKKKKKPRRTNVLDKTDCQCVMVASEDKGVWRIIRLDLDHNHDLCLGQPLSGHKYLTELEKELIRTLNDNNIPTKQMVSILSHMRGGPTTLPVKKKDISNYRTKINRQVRGTDMTKVLEYFRTKKVEDPTFFYRFQLDDDKRVCNIFWRDGSSLRYYVDYGYCVSFDATYMTNKYRLPFAPFVGITGHAQTCIFACAFIQDETKETFKWVFETFLESMGGKRPKTIITDQDKAMKGAIAEVMPNTIHRNCLFHIKNKCYNKNLKVFAAKGNEGLYEEFEDIVNNCLTEQEFEHLWEEMIKDKKTREEQVFHKNVGNEEKIHTSLL, translated from the coding sequence ATGGTCGAGGAAGAGGATCAATCAAATACAACATCAGAAGTCACAAGGACAAATGCAGAGTCATCAGATACTCACCAGATTCCATTAGAAAAGCAAGACAGCACAGAGACTGATGCAGACAAGGAACTGACTAAACAAGAGATAGAAGCATTTATCATAAGTGAACAAATAGCAGCATCAGAAGGCAATAATGCAGATTTGAACAACATCTACACACCTCAGTTAGGAATGGAATTTGAGAGCAAAGATGCTGCTGAGCATTTCTTCAACTTCTATGCATCTCTCGCAAGATTCAAAACCGTAGTTGTACATGTCGCTAGGACTTCAAGCCTGAAAAGAGACAATGAGATGATCAGAACAACAGTAAAGTGTAACAGGTATGAAAAACCACCGGTCAAAAAGAATACAGAACAAAAGGAGGCACAAGTGGATGAACAGATtggcaaaaagaaaaagaaaccaaGGAGGACTAATGTCTTAGACAAAACAGATTGCCAATGTGTCATGGTTGCTAGTGAAGATAAGGGTGTTTGGAGAATCATCAGACTGGATTTAGATCACAACCATGATCTATGTCTAGGACAACCCTTAAGTGGACACAAATATTTGACAGAATTAGAGAAGGAACTTATAAGGACTTTGAACGACAATAACATACCTACAAAGCAAATGGTATCTATATTATCACATATGAGAGGCGGGCCAACAACATTACCAGTAAAGAAGAAGGATATCAGCAATTATAGAACAAAAATCAACAGACAAGTCAGAGGCACAGATATGACAAAGGTATTAGAATACTTTAGAACCAAAAAGGTAGAAGATCCTACATTCTTCTACAGATTCCAATTAGATGATGACAAAAGAGTTTGCAATATATTTTGGAGAGATGGATCATCACTGAGGTATTATGTAGATTATGGATATTGTGTCAGTTTTGATGCAACATATATGACAAACAAGTACAGATTGCCATTTGCTCCTTTTGTTGGTATCACAGGCCATGCACAAACATGTATATTTGCATGTGCTTTCATACAGGATGAGACAAAGGAGACATTCAAATGGGTCTTTGAAACATTCCTAGAATCAATGGGAGGAAAAAGACCTAAAACTATAATAACAGATCAAGATAAGGCTATGAAGGGGGCAATTGCAGAAGTGATGCCAAACACAATACACAGAAATTGCCTATTTCATATCAAGAACAAATGCTACAACAAGAATCTAAAGGTTTTTGCAGCTAAGGGGAATGAAGGACTCTATGAGGAATTTGAAGACATAGTCAACAACTGTCTCACAGAGCAGGAATTTGAGCACTTGTGGGAGGAGATGATCAAAGATAAAAAAACTAGAGAAGAACAAGTATTTCACAAGAATGTGGGAAATGAGGAAAAGATTCATACCAGTCTACTATAA
- the LOC136528679 gene encoding protein FAR1-RELATED SEQUENCE 9-like, with amino-acid sequence MSFVTEYQRIIDTIERAENLEDHYSCQKRPKELLFGYTIERQAHELYNRNIYSKFQVQMQATSTLTYREIEEDKAFEVWQRSNQVHKVHRIRRYIVLTDLTEGKEEFSCICAKFSKDGLLCSHVLKIMIEKEISKIPDKYIIDRWRKKDMRLIKQRVEDTTVKTSSLLRFNVLSRMSTTMNSKAAKNAEATAYLMAEMERIDKHLDNLLAPPINDDSQNQTTAETQVQTEGNTENQESSSVQLLEDPQVTQKKGRPEKAKRLKTIIEQEREKAKKKETNKKKQITANENSVSPVKPKSKRMKKSAKKNNDT; translated from the exons ATGAGCTTCGTGACAGAGTACCAACGTATAATAGACACCATAGAAAGAGCAGAGAACCTAGAGGATCACTATAGCTGCCAGAAGAGACCAAAGGAACTACTTTTTGGCTACACAATTGAGAGGCAAGCACATGAGCTATACAATAGAAACATATACAGCAAATTCCAGGTTCAGATGCAAGCTACTTCAACACTAACATACAGAGAAATTGAAGAAGACAAGGCATTTGAGGTATGGCAAAGAAGCAACCAGGTACATAAAGTTCATAGGATAAGAAGATACATAGTGCTCACTGACCTGACAGAGGGAAAGGAAGAATTCAGTTGCATATGCGCCAAATTCAGCAAAGACGGTCTACTTTGCTCTCATGTCCTGAAAATCATGATAGAGAAGGAAATTAGCAAAATACCAGATAAGTACATAATAGACAGATGGAGAAAAAAAGATATGAGATTGATCAAGCAAAGAGTTGAAGATACAACAGTGAAAACTAGTTCATTGCTTAGATTCAATGTGCTATCAAGGATGTCGACGACTATGAATTCAAAAGCAGCAAAAAATGCAGAAGCTACAGCTTACCTTATGGCAGAGATGGAAAGGATTGATAAGCACCTAGACAACTTACTTGCACCTCCAATTAATGATGACtcccagaatcaaacaacagCAGAAACACAAGTGCAAACAGAAGGAAATACAGAGAATCAAGAGAGTAGTTCAGTTCAGCTACTAGAAGATCCACAAGTAACACAAAAGAAGGGGAGACCAGAAAAGGCAAAGAGGCTCAAGACAATAAtagaacaagagagagagaaagcaaaGAAAAAAGAGACCAACAAGAAGAAGCAAATTACAGCAAATGAAAATTCAG TTTCACCGGTGAAGCCTAAGTCAAAGAGAATGAAGAAATCAGCAAAGAAGAACAATGATACATAG